The Thiothrix subterranea genome has a segment encoding these proteins:
- the trxA gene encoding thioredoxin, which produces MATMEMTAQDFEETITTNDIVVIDFWAPWCGPCRSFAPIFEKVSDNHTDIVFAKVNTEEEQELAGHFQIRSIPTLMIFREQVILFAEAGMLSEPQLEQVIAKVRELDMAKVHADIAAQPQQ; this is translated from the coding sequence ATGGCAACTATGGAAATGACCGCGCAGGATTTTGAAGAAACCATCACCACCAATGACATCGTGGTCATTGATTTCTGGGCACCTTGGTGTGGGCCGTGTCGGTCTTTCGCCCCGATTTTTGAAAAAGTGTCTGACAACCACACTGACATCGTGTTTGCGAAAGTGAATACCGAGGAAGAACAGGAGTTGGCGGGGCATTTCCAGATTCGTTCCATCCCGACGCTGATGATTTTCCGTGAACAGGTGATCTTGTTTGCAGAAGCGGGGATGTTGAGCGAACCGCAACTGGAGCAAGTGATTGCCAAGGTACGCGAGTTGGATATGGCGAAAGTTCATGCGGATATTGCTGCGCAACCACAGCAGTAA
- a CDS encoding UbiX family flavin prenyltransferase, translating to MTITLIMTGASGAQYGLRLLEFLLQHGHRVYLLLSRPAQVVVNMETEHRLPGRASEIQIYFSELYGAAPGQLQVFEREQWAAPIASGSGVADATVVCPCTTGTLSAIACGSSRNLIERAADVCLKERKKLILVVRETPFSEIHLENMLKLARMGVIIMPANPGFYQRPTSVQELVDFMVARVLDHLGISHALLPRWGDAPVE from the coding sequence TTGACCATTACGTTGATTATGACAGGCGCATCGGGTGCGCAATACGGCTTGCGATTGCTGGAGTTTTTGCTGCAACACGGGCATCGGGTGTATTTGCTGTTATCACGCCCCGCACAGGTGGTGGTGAACATGGAAACCGAGCACCGTTTGCCGGGGCGAGCCAGCGAGATTCAAATTTATTTCAGCGAATTGTATGGCGCAGCGCCGGGGCAGTTGCAGGTGTTTGAGCGCGAGCAATGGGCAGCCCCGATTGCCAGTGGCAGCGGAGTGGCGGATGCCACGGTGGTATGCCCGTGCACCACGGGTACATTGTCAGCGATTGCTTGTGGCAGCAGCCGCAACTTGATTGAACGTGCGGCGGATGTGTGTTTGAAAGAGCGCAAAAAGCTGATTTTGGTGGTGCGCGAGACGCCGTTTTCTGAGATTCATCTGGAAAACATGCTGAAACTGGCGCGGATGGGGGTTATTATCATGCCCGCCAATCCGGGCTTTTATCAACGCCCGACATCCGTGCAGGAATTGGTTGATTTCATGGTGGCGCGGGTACTGGATCATTTGGGTATTTCTCATGCGTTGTTACCCCGTTGGGGCGATGCGCCGGTGGAGTAG
- the mpl gene encoding UDP-N-acetylmuramate:L-alanyl-gamma-D-glutamyl-meso-diaminopimelate ligase — MKIHILGICGTFMGGIALLARAQGHEVTGADTNVYPPMSTMLAEQGVDILQGYHAQDFPADADAIVVGNVMRRGLAVVEHLLDHNLPYTSGPQWLGEHILRERWVLAVAGTHGKTTTASMLAWILEYAGLKPGFLIGGVPQNFGVSARLGDSPFFVVEADEYDTAFFDKRSKFVHYHPRTVILNNLEYDHADIFPDVQAIKTQFHHLMRTVPGSGLAVVNAQDANLSDTLAMGCWTPVETFADGDWRADYLQADGSEFRVFCQGVEQGVVRWDLLGEHNVNNALAAIAAARHAGVPAEHAIAGLAEFQGVKRRMQVRGTVRGVTVYDDFAHHPTAITTTLAGLRAKVGKARIIALLEPRSNTMRMGTHGAAVATALQVADYAFIYQLPEWGDIDALAATVAQLAQAGDHVLVMSNGGFGGIHDKLLTLLAS, encoded by the coding sequence ATGAAAATTCACATTTTGGGCATTTGCGGTACATTTATGGGTGGCATTGCGCTTTTAGCACGCGCACAGGGGCATGAGGTGACGGGGGCTGATACCAATGTTTACCCGCCGATGAGCACGATGTTGGCAGAGCAAGGTGTCGATATACTGCAAGGTTATCACGCGCAGGATTTTCCCGCTGATGCCGATGCCATTGTGGTGGGCAATGTGATGCGGCGCGGTTTGGCGGTGGTGGAGCATCTGCTGGATCACAACCTGCCGTATACGTCTGGCCCGCAATGGTTGGGTGAACATATCCTGCGGGAACGTTGGGTGTTGGCGGTGGCGGGTACACACGGCAAAACCACCACGGCGAGTATGCTGGCATGGATTCTGGAATACGCGGGCTTGAAACCGGGGTTTCTCATCGGTGGTGTGCCGCAAAATTTCGGCGTGTCGGCTCGCTTGGGTGATTCGCCATTTTTTGTGGTGGAAGCCGATGAATACGACACGGCGTTTTTCGATAAGCGTTCTAAGTTTGTGCATTACCACCCGCGTACCGTGATTCTGAATAATCTGGAATACGATCACGCCGATATTTTTCCCGATGTGCAGGCGATTAAAACCCAATTTCACCATTTAATGCGTACCGTGCCGGGCAGTGGTTTGGCGGTGGTGAATGCGCAGGATGCGAATCTTAGCGACACGCTGGCGATGGGGTGCTGGACGCCGGTGGAAACGTTTGCGGATGGCGATTGGCGAGCGGACTATTTGCAAGCCGATGGCAGCGAATTCCGCGTGTTTTGCCAAGGGGTGGAACAAGGCGTGGTGCGTTGGGATTTGTTGGGCGAACACAATGTGAATAATGCGTTGGCGGCGATTGCGGCGGCGCGTCATGCGGGCGTTCCAGCGGAACATGCGATTGCGGGTTTGGCTGAATTCCAAGGGGTGAAACGGCGGATGCAAGTGCGCGGTACGGTGCGTGGCGTGACGGTTTACGACGATTTCGCGCACCACCCGACTGCGATTACCACGACCTTGGCGGGTTTGCGGGCGAAAGTGGGTAAGGCACGAATTATTGCGTTGCTGGAACCGCGTTCCAACACCATGCGCATGGGGACGCACGGAGCAGCGGTCGCTACCGCTTTGCAAGTGGCGGATTATGCGTTTATTTATCAGTTGCCGGAATGGGGTGATATTGATGCTTTGGCAGCAACCGTGGCGCAATTGGCACAAGCGGGAGACCATGTTCTGGTTATGAGTAATGGCGGTTTCGGTGGAATTCATGACAAGCTGTTAACCTTGTTGGCAAGTTAA
- a CDS encoding putative bifunctional diguanylate cyclase/phosphodiesterase, translated as MRRQSNTQLHLAQQNMLVSSLSDVQESAVLVNSNGVVDFVNPAAERILNYKLRSARGKHYGELFTLVDPLTRNPVSWLDTAKSNDRPLLRYALLNTTSLNDIQVTYTVQPVLFEGNDKPCYMLLIRDQTELHAMQLRLDHVETHDQQTLLLNRKSFELRLKVAIDQVRQHGVKHSFCLISMDQFKLVNDAMGHTAGDALIERISRMLKEEIDARRDVLARLGGDEFGILFQEIEPSVAIRAAEQIRIKLEQYDFDWNKMRQKVTASIAFVPLYKGLKTPNRILAEADAACRVAKAKGGNRIHIFKPNDQEVTKHRGNMVWLGRLKKAIDASNFKLVAQPIHPLNPVGFKKPFCHYEVLIRLYDESNQPVSPDEFIPAAEYYSMMPRLDRWVVRKLLQTLREVTQKVPRPVFAVNLSGQSLDEPDFLKFVLEEIQAAEISPAMLCFEITERVAIHNLELAQHFIQTLKNLGCSFSLDDFGTGVSSFGYLKSLPVDYLKIDGSFIKDIAHDDVAHAMVQSVNQVGHLMGLQVIAEYVENERVIQILREIGVDYGQGYGISKPIPLEEAVRNHMSQG; from the coding sequence ATGCGGCGTCAGTCCAACACTCAATTGCATTTGGCTCAGCAAAATATGCTGGTGTCTTCTTTGTCTGACGTGCAAGAATCCGCCGTATTGGTGAATAGCAATGGCGTGGTGGATTTCGTTAATCCGGCGGCTGAAAGAATTCTAAATTATAAACTCCGCAGTGCGCGTGGCAAACATTACGGTGAACTGTTTACGTTGGTTGATCCCTTGACGCGCAATCCGGTCAGTTGGTTGGATACGGCGAAATCAAATGATCGTCCTTTATTGCGTTATGCGCTGCTCAATACCACTAGCTTAAATGATATACAAGTTACCTATACAGTACAGCCTGTGTTGTTTGAGGGCAATGACAAACCTTGTTACATGTTGCTAATTCGTGACCAGACTGAGCTGCACGCAATGCAATTGCGTCTGGATCACGTGGAAACGCACGACCAACAAACCTTGTTATTGAATCGTAAAAGCTTTGAATTGCGTTTGAAGGTGGCGATTGATCAAGTGCGGCAACACGGGGTGAAACATTCATTCTGCTTGATTTCAATGGATCAATTTAAATTGGTCAATGATGCAATGGGACACACAGCGGGAGATGCGTTGATTGAGCGCATTTCGCGAATGTTAAAAGAAGAAATTGATGCGCGGCGTGATGTGTTAGCACGTTTGGGCGGCGATGAGTTTGGGATTTTGTTTCAGGAAATCGAGCCTTCTGTCGCGATTCGGGCGGCGGAGCAAATTCGTATTAAATTGGAACAATACGATTTTGATTGGAACAAGATGCGCCAGAAAGTTACGGCGAGTATTGCATTTGTACCGCTTTATAAAGGCTTGAAAACCCCTAATCGTATTTTGGCGGAAGCGGATGCAGCTTGTCGGGTGGCGAAAGCCAAAGGTGGCAACCGTATTCATATTTTTAAACCCAACGATCAGGAAGTGACCAAACACCGTGGCAATATGGTGTGGCTGGGGCGGCTGAAAAAAGCCATTGATGCCAGTAATTTCAAGCTGGTAGCGCAGCCGATTCATCCGTTAAATCCGGTGGGTTTTAAAAAACCCTTTTGCCATTATGAAGTGCTGATTCGTTTGTATGACGAAAGCAATCAGCCGGTATCACCGGATGAATTCATTCCTGCGGCTGAATATTATTCGATGATGCCGCGTTTGGATCGCTGGGTGGTGCGCAAACTATTGCAAACCTTACGTGAAGTGACCCAGAAAGTGCCGCGTCCGGTATTCGCGGTGAATTTATCCGGGCAGAGTTTGGATGAGCCGGATTTTCTCAAGTTTGTGCTAGAAGAGATTCAAGCAGCAGAGATTAGCCCAGCGATGTTGTGCTTTGAAATTACCGAGCGGGTCGCTATCCATAACCTTGAATTGGCGCAACATTTTATTCAAACCTTGAAAAATTTAGGGTGCAGTTTTTCGTTGGATGATTTCGGTACTGGGGTAAGTTCATTCGGGTATTTAAAGTCCTTGCCGGTGGATTATTTAAAAATTGATGGCAGTTTTATTAAAGACATTGCCCACGATGATGTGGCGCACGCCATGGTGCAATCAGTCAATCAGGTTGGACATTTGATGGGTTTGCAGGTGATTGCGGAGTACGTCGAAAATGAGCGCGTCATTCAGATATTGCGTGAGATTGGTGTAGACTACGGGCAAGGTTACGGCATTTCCAAACCGATTCCTTTGGAAGAAGCTGTGCGCAATCACATGAGTCAAGGTTAA
- the rplS gene encoding 50S ribosomal protein L19: protein MNTIIQQLEQEQMTKVIPDFNPGDTVIVSVRVKDGDKERLQAYEGVVIAKKNRGLNSAFTVRKMSYGEGVERVFQTYSNGIAGIVVKRKGDVRRAKLYYLRGLTGKSARIKEKL, encoded by the coding sequence ATGAATACGATTATTCAACAACTTGAACAAGAGCAGATGACGAAGGTAATCCCGGATTTTAACCCCGGCGATACCGTTATTGTCAGCGTGCGTGTTAAGGACGGCGACAAAGAACGCCTACAGGCTTATGAAGGTGTGGTGATTGCGAAGAAAAATCGTGGTCTGAACTCTGCTTTCACTGTGCGTAAAATGTCTTACGGTGAAGGCGTCGAGCGCGTATTCCAAACATACAGCAATGGCATTGCCGGTATCGTGGTGAAGCGTAAAGGCGATGTACGCCGTGCGAAGTTGTACTACCTGCGTGGTCTGACTGGTAAATCTGCGCGTATCAAAGAAAAGCTCTAA
- the trmD gene encoding tRNA (guanosine(37)-N1)-methyltransferase TrmD — MRFDVITLFPELVEAVTSSGVTGRAAERGIISLKQWNPRDYATDVHRTVDDRPYGGGPGMVMKGDCLLQAIRDARQVNPGKVIYLSPQGVTLNQTVVNALAAEQGLILLCGRYEGIDERVIRLEVDMECSIGDYVLSGGELGAMVLIDAITRLLPGTLGHNESAAQDSFFDGLLDCPHYTRPEELEGLALPAVLKSGNHAQIARWRKKQALGKTWRRRPELLQARQLTDSERVLLNEYINEFESSEELH, encoded by the coding sequence ATGCGGTTTGATGTCATTACGTTGTTTCCTGAATTGGTTGAAGCGGTGACGAGCAGCGGTGTGACAGGTCGGGCAGCAGAGCGTGGAATTATTTCACTGAAACAGTGGAATCCGCGTGATTACGCAACGGATGTACACCGCACGGTGGATGACCGTCCTTACGGCGGCGGCCCTGGCATGGTGATGAAGGGTGATTGTCTGTTACAGGCGATTCGTGATGCGCGTCAAGTCAATCCGGGTAAAGTGATTTATCTGAGCCCTCAGGGTGTTACGCTCAACCAAACGGTGGTTAACGCGCTGGCAGCAGAGCAGGGTTTAATTCTGTTATGCGGACGTTACGAAGGCATTGATGAGCGTGTTATTCGCTTGGAAGTGGATATGGAATGTTCAATTGGTGACTATGTGCTGAGCGGCGGTGAGCTGGGAGCCATGGTGCTGATTGATGCAATAACCCGCTTATTGCCGGGTACACTGGGGCATAACGAGTCGGCAGCTCAGGATTCCTTTTTTGATGGATTACTGGATTGCCCGCACTATACCCGCCCGGAAGAATTGGAAGGGCTGGCATTACCCGCCGTACTGAAAAGCGGTAATCATGCCCAGATTGCCCGTTGGCGCAAAAAACAAGCGCTGGGAAAAACATGGCGACGCAGGCCGGAATTGTTACAGGCACGACAGTTGACCGACAGTGAGCGTGTGTTGCTGAACGAGTATATAAACGAGTTTGAAAGCAGTGAAGAGCTGCATTAG
- the rimM gene encoding ribosome maturation factor RimM (Essential for efficient processing of 16S rRNA), with protein MSQPDMVTLGKISAAFGIKGWVKVYSHTHQLDGILGYAPWSLKVAGEWQPCKLLNGQIQGKGIVVQLEGVIDRNQAEKLVGCEIGVPRSRLLPLDADEYYWADLIGMEVVTVNGVLLGTVDHLFETGANDVLVVQGERERLLPWVLGTFIQAVSLDEKRIVVDWDPDF; from the coding sequence ATGTCCCAGCCGGATATGGTGACACTCGGCAAAATTTCTGCCGCGTTTGGCATTAAAGGTTGGGTCAAAGTCTATTCGCATACCCATCAACTGGACGGGATTTTAGGGTACGCCCCTTGGTCTCTGAAAGTAGCCGGTGAGTGGCAGCCTTGCAAATTGCTCAATGGGCAAATTCAAGGCAAAGGCATTGTCGTGCAACTGGAAGGGGTGATCGACCGTAATCAAGCTGAAAAGCTAGTGGGTTGTGAGATTGGTGTACCGCGTAGCCGCTTGCTGCCATTGGATGCAGATGAATACTACTGGGCTGATTTAATCGGCATGGAAGTTGTCACGGTAAATGGCGTGTTGCTAGGAACCGTGGATCATTTGTTTGAAACCGGCGCAAATGATGTATTAGTGGTTCAAGGTGAGCGGGAACGTTTATTGCCTTGGGTGCTGGGTACATTTATTCAAGCGGTTTCCTTGGATGAAAAACGCATTGTGGTGGATTGGGATCCAGACTTTTAA
- the rpsP gene encoding 30S ribosomal protein S16, whose protein sequence is MVNIRLARGGAKKHPFYHIVVSDKRKPRDSGYIERIGYFNPVARGQEVRLHIEQDRVAYWVGCGAQPTERVTKLLKESAETVAA, encoded by the coding sequence ATGGTCAATATTCGTCTGGCAAGAGGTGGTGCGAAAAAGCATCCATTTTACCACATCGTCGTTAGCGACAAGCGCAAGCCGCGCGATAGTGGTTACATTGAACGCATCGGTTATTTTAACCCGGTTGCGCGTGGTCAAGAAGTCCGTCTGCATATCGAGCAGGATCGGGTTGCTTACTGGGTAGGATGTGGTGCACAGCCTACTGAACGGGTGACTAAGCTGCTGAAAGAATCCGCAGAAACTGTGGCGGCGTAA
- a CDS encoding DUF1287 domain-containing protein: MSSVFAIPRLSKWGFPVVLTGVMLLAGLAGCSTQQAASVDVKRSATVRSNVATPERLSYAALDRLRHRVVYDGRYIPISYPNGDVPANVGVCTDTVIRSYRKLGIDLQRLVHEDMSRNFYNYPNLSKWGLNRPDPNIDHRRVHNLKAFFQRHGASVAATGNPADYRPGDLVTWSLGGDQEHIGIVVNRKSSADPRRNLVVHNIAEGEKIEDVLFAMPITGHYRYFPGNTGLKYVSAK, from the coding sequence ATGAGTAGTGTTTTTGCTATACCGCGCTTGTCGAAATGGGGTTTTCCTGTCGTTTTGACGGGTGTTATGTTGCTGGCTGGGTTGGCAGGTTGTTCAACACAGCAAGCGGCGTCAGTTGATGTGAAGCGTTCGGCAACTGTGCGTAGTAATGTGGCAACGCCAGAGCGTCTGTCGTATGCGGCATTGGATCGTTTGCGACACCGTGTGGTGTATGATGGGCGTTATATTCCCATTAGTTACCCTAATGGTGATGTGCCAGCGAATGTTGGGGTATGCACGGATACGGTGATCCGTTCGTACCGCAAGTTAGGGATTGATCTTCAGCGTTTGGTGCATGAGGATATGTCGCGTAATTTTTATAATTACCCGAATTTATCAAAATGGGGTTTGAACCGTCCCGATCCTAATATTGATCATCGGCGTGTGCACAATTTGAAAGCCTTTTTCCAACGTCATGGCGCCAGTGTAGCCGCGACGGGTAATCCGGCAGATTACCGCCCCGGTGATTTGGTGACCTGGAGTTTGGGGGGGGATCAAGAGCACATCGGCATTGTAGTGAATCGTAAGTCATCCGCTGACCCTCGGCGTAATTTAGTAGTGCACAATATTGCTGAAGGCGAAAAGATAGAGGACGTACTATTTGCGATGCCCATTACCGGGCATTACCGTTATTTCCCCGGCAATACTGGGCTAAAGTACGTGTCTGCGAAGTAA
- the ffh gene encoding signal recognition particle protein, with amino-acid sequence MFENLSERLSQTVKKLRGQARLTDDNIKDALRDVRMALLEADVALPVVREFTNRVRERAIGQEVLESLSPGQALIKVVNDELIALMGKANETLSLNAQPPAVILMAGLQGAGKTTTVGKLTRFLKERQNKSVMVASCDVYRPAAIKQLETIAGQTGGIFFPSENAQKPVDIAKAAVAQAKLKYMDVLIIDTAGRLHVDAEMMAEIQAIHSAVNPVETLFVVDSMTGQDAANTAKAFGDALPLTGVVLTKADGDARGGAALSVRYITGKPIKFVGMGEKLDALEPFHPERMASRILGMGDVLSLIEDAQRQVDHKKAAELAKKLNKGKSFDFEDLRDQMLQMEKMGGMAGLMDKLPGMGNLPANVKDQANDKEVRRMIAIINSMTLEERRNPDIIKASRKRRIAAGCGLQVQDVNRLMKQHLQMSKMMKQFSKGGLRKLMTGMKGKLPMGGGFPPMGGFPG; translated from the coding sequence ATGTTCGAGAATTTAAGTGAACGTCTTTCGCAGACGGTAAAAAAACTACGCGGTCAGGCACGTCTGACCGACGACAATATTAAAGATGCCTTGCGTGATGTGCGGATGGCACTTTTAGAAGCTGATGTGGCGTTGCCGGTGGTGCGTGAATTCACCAATCGGGTGCGTGAACGGGCGATTGGGCAGGAGGTGTTGGAAAGCCTTAGCCCCGGTCAAGCTTTGATCAAGGTGGTCAACGATGAGTTGATTGCACTCATGGGCAAAGCGAACGAAACGCTGTCGCTAAATGCGCAACCACCTGCTGTTATTCTCATGGCGGGTTTGCAGGGTGCGGGTAAAACGACCACCGTCGGCAAATTGACCCGTTTCTTGAAAGAACGTCAGAACAAATCGGTGATGGTGGCGAGTTGTGACGTTTACCGCCCAGCGGCGATTAAACAGCTTGAAACCATTGCGGGGCAGACGGGCGGGATTTTCTTCCCCAGTGAAAATGCTCAGAAGCCGGTGGATATTGCTAAAGCGGCGGTGGCGCAGGCAAAACTCAAATACATGGATGTGCTGATCATTGATACCGCCGGACGCTTGCACGTCGATGCGGAGATGATGGCGGAAATCCAGGCTATTCATTCCGCTGTAAATCCGGTGGAAACGCTGTTCGTGGTCGATAGCATGACTGGGCAAGATGCTGCCAATACCGCTAAAGCCTTTGGGGATGCACTGCCGCTGACGGGCGTGGTGTTGACCAAAGCGGATGGCGACGCACGCGGTGGTGCGGCTTTGTCAGTGCGCTATATCACGGGCAAACCGATTAAGTTTGTCGGGATGGGCGAAAAGCTGGATGCGCTAGAGCCGTTCCACCCCGAACGGATGGCATCGCGCATTTTGGGCATGGGTGATGTGCTGAGCTTGATTGAAGATGCGCAGCGTCAGGTTGATCATAAAAAAGCCGCAGAACTCGCCAAAAAGCTCAATAAAGGCAAATCGTTCGATTTTGAGGATTTGCGTGACCAAATGTTACAAATGGAAAAGATGGGTGGCATGGCTGGTTTGATGGATAAGTTGCCGGGGATGGGAAATTTGCCCGCTAACGTCAAAGATCAGGCGAATGACAAAGAAGTGCGCCGCATGATTGCCATTATCAATTCCATGACGCTGGAAGAGCGCCGTAACCCGGACATTATTAAAGCATCTCGCAAACGCAGGATTGCTGCTGGTTGTGGGCTGCAAGTTCAGGACGTGAATCGCTTGATGAAACAGCACTTGCAAATGAGCAAAATGATGAAACAGTTTTCCAAAGGTGGTTTGCGCAAGCTCATGACGGGCATGAAAGGTAAGTTGCCGATGGGCGGTGGTTTCCCTCCGATGGGTGGATTTCCGGGGTAG
- a CDS encoding cytochrome C assembly family protein: MTITLNLFATLAWLATWLLIGVRLRDRLQTRSPQYRHVLVALWLLSLGLHGWSIVNHVWQVDGVSISFATASSIVMWLCNLLLFMTMLKRPLETLGLFIVPFTVTTMLLPLLSPSQTNTINLNNGLGVHIFTSLLAYSMLTLAALQALLLALQNKHLHNHQPGGLIRTLPPLLDMEALLFKLILLGVMLLSLGLFSGALYVDNLFAQHLAHKTILSIVAWVIFTALLVGHWRYGWRGRIAIRWTLSGFFILMLAFFGSKFVLEFLVK, encoded by the coding sequence ATGACAATAACACTTAACTTGTTTGCTACACTGGCATGGCTGGCAACTTGGCTACTGATTGGAGTACGCCTGCGGGATCGCTTGCAAACGCGCTCCCCTCAATACCGTCATGTACTGGTGGCACTGTGGCTGCTGTCATTGGGTCTGCACGGTTGGAGTATTGTAAACCATGTTTGGCAAGTAGATGGCGTATCCATCAGTTTTGCCACCGCCAGCTCGATCGTCATGTGGCTCTGCAATCTCTTGCTCTTTATGACCATGCTAAAGCGACCGTTGGAAACCTTGGGGCTTTTTATCGTGCCCTTCACGGTAACTACCATGCTTTTGCCATTATTAAGCCCTAGTCAAACCAACACCATTAACTTAAACAATGGCTTAGGCGTGCATATTTTCACGTCTCTATTGGCTTACAGCATGTTAACACTGGCGGCATTGCAAGCCTTACTGCTGGCGCTGCAAAACAAGCACCTGCACAATCACCAGCCGGGCGGCCTCATTCGCACCTTGCCACCGCTATTGGACATGGAAGCCTTGCTGTTCAAATTAATTTTGCTGGGTGTCATGCTGTTATCACTGGGGTTGTTTAGCGGCGCTTTATACGTCGACAACCTGTTTGCGCAACATTTGGCACATAAAACTATTCTATCCATTGTGGCATGGGTTATATTCACCGCCCTACTGGTGGGTCATTGGCGCTATGGCTGGCGCGGGCGCATCGCCATCCGCTGGACACTCAGTGGCTTTTTCATCCTCATGCTGGCGTTTTTTGGCAGCAAATTTGTATTAGAGTTTTTGGTAAAATAA
- a CDS encoding HlyC/CorC family transporter gives MDINEIPLGILFFVLFILFLLSAFFSGSETALMSLNRYKLKHLAEKGHSGAKLAQKLLARPDRLISLILLGNNFVNILITQLATLLGLRLFGDAGLAIATGILTFLLLIFGEITPKTLGAMHPEPIAFVASRVYVVLMKFMFPFVWLLNLFTNGILRLFGAHSDETSRVALSHEELRTVVSSAGAQIPRNHLDMLLRVMDMESTTVEDIMIPRNQLVGLDLDDDWNELEEQITNSNFTRLLVYRESLDNVIGFVHLRKLLPLFRDGHLDKERFEASIRPAYFIPESTPLTQQLINFKTENRRIALVVDEYGEILGLVALEDILEEIVGEFSSVPSSQSREIRRMADGSYWVDGSIPIRDINREVGSNFTSEEANTINGLILEYLESIPVPGMTMLIDDYPLEIRKTRNNAVKTLIIHPKIQRKAADNDE, from the coding sequence GTGGACATTAATGAAATACCGCTAGGCATACTGTTTTTTGTCTTGTTTATCCTGTTTCTGCTCTCGGCTTTTTTCTCTGGTTCTGAAACCGCGTTGATGTCACTCAACCGCTACAAACTCAAACACCTTGCAGAGAAAGGTCACTCAGGCGCAAAACTGGCACAAAAACTACTAGCAAGACCTGACCGTTTGATTAGCTTAATATTACTGGGCAACAACTTTGTTAACATCCTGATTACGCAATTAGCGACCTTACTAGGCTTGCGTTTGTTTGGCGATGCGGGCTTAGCGATTGCAACCGGTATTTTGACGTTTTTACTGCTGATTTTCGGCGAAATCACCCCCAAAACACTCGGTGCAATGCATCCAGAACCCATTGCATTTGTGGCTTCGCGGGTTTACGTGGTTTTAATGAAGTTCATGTTCCCGTTCGTCTGGTTACTGAATTTATTTACCAATGGCATTCTGCGTTTATTCGGAGCGCACAGTGATGAAACCAGCCGCGTCGCCCTCAGTCACGAAGAATTGCGCACGGTAGTCAGCTCTGCCGGAGCGCAGATTCCACGCAACCACCTCGACATGCTATTGCGCGTCATGGACATGGAAAGCACCACGGTGGAAGACATTATGATTCCCCGCAACCAACTGGTCGGCTTGGATCTGGATGACGATTGGAACGAACTCGAAGAACAAATCACCAACAGCAATTTCACCCGCCTACTGGTGTATCGCGAAAGTCTCGATAACGTCATTGGCTTTGTGCACCTACGCAAACTTTTGCCACTGTTCCGTGACGGGCATTTGGACAAAGAACGCTTTGAAGCCAGCATTCGCCCCGCGTACTTCATCCCAGAAAGCACCCCATTAACCCAACAATTAATCAACTTCAAAACCGAAAATCGCCGCATTGCCTTGGTCGTGGATGAATACGGCGAAATCTTAGGCTTGGTTGCCCTTGAAGACATTTTAGAAGAAATTGTCGGTGAGTTTTCCAGCGTACCCAGCAGTCAATCGCGCGAAATTCGCCGCATGGCAGACGGCAGTTATTGGGTGGATGGCAGCATCCCCATCCGTGACATTAACCGCGAAGTGGGCAGCAACTTCACCTCGGAAGAAGCCAATACCATCAACGGTTTAATTCTGGAATACCTCGAATCCATTCCCGTCCCCGGCATGACCATGCTGATTGACGATTACCCTTTGGAGATTCGCAAAACCCGCAATAATGCGGTCAAAACGCTGATCATTCACCCCAAAATTCAGCGCAAAGCAGCCGATAACGATGAGTAA